From the genome of Spirosomataceae bacterium TFI 002, one region includes:
- a CDS encoding 4-diphosphocytidyl-2-C-methyl-D-erythritol kinase gives MLSFPNAKINIGLNIIEKREDGFHNIESIFYPVGWKDALEVVHSDSFKLDTTGLEIPGKLEGNLIYKAFQLMKPHFQVEQEPHFHLHKVIPMGAGLGGGSADGAFALTLLNEVFKCELDHSQLHEYAAQLGSDCPFFVVNKPSFVFDRGVKFEQIDIDLSSYYIVLVNPSIHIGTKEAYAGITPRRPERSLINLIRQPISMWKGSIQNDFEERLLISYPKIADLKSQLYDEGAIYASMTGSGSTVYGIFEKEVDIESKFKGLSMWQGSL, from the coding sequence ATGCTCTCGTTCCCCAACGCCAAAATCAACATTGGTCTCAATATCATTGAAAAAAGAGAAGATGGATTCCACAATATTGAGTCTATTTTCTACCCAGTTGGCTGGAAAGATGCTTTGGAAGTAGTACATAGTGATAGCTTTAAACTTGATACAACAGGTTTAGAAATCCCAGGTAAACTCGAGGGCAATTTGATCTACAAGGCATTTCAACTTATGAAACCTCATTTTCAAGTTGAGCAAGAACCACATTTTCACCTGCATAAAGTAATTCCCATGGGTGCAGGACTTGGTGGTGGTTCGGCGGATGGTGCCTTCGCATTAACACTTTTGAATGAAGTTTTTAAGTGTGAACTCGACCATAGTCAGCTCCATGAATATGCAGCTCAACTAGGCAGCGATTGCCCATTTTTTGTGGTAAATAAACCTTCATTTGTATTTGATCGTGGTGTAAAATTCGAGCAAATAGACATTGACCTAAGTTCATATTATATAGTGCTAGTAAATCCCAGCATTCACATTGGCACAAAAGAAGCGTATGCGGGCATAACTCCCCGCAGGCCTGAGAGGAGCTTGATAAACTTAATTCGCCAACCGATTTCTATGTGGAAAGGCAGTATTCAAAACGACTTTGAGGAAAGACTACTGATAAGCTACCCAAAAATTGCAGACTTAAAATCTCAGCTTTATGATGAAGGTGCAATCTACGCCTCAATGACAGGTAGTGGATCTACTGTATACGGTATTTTTGAAAAAGAAGTTGACATAGAATCCAAGTTCAAAGGGCTTTCAATGTGGCAAGGTTCACTTTAA
- a CDS encoding SSU ribosomal protein S10P — translation MAQKIRIKLKSFDHNLVDNSAEKIVKAVKSTGAVVSGPVPLPTKKEKFTVLRSPHVSKKSREQFQLCTYKRLIDIFSASPKTVDALMKLELPSGVDVEIKV, via the coding sequence ATGGCACAAAAAATTAGAATTAAACTAAAGTCCTTCGATCACAATTTGGTAGATAATTCTGCTGAGAAGATCGTTAAGGCGGTGAAATCTACAGGAGCTGTAGTAAGCGGTCCTGTTCCATTACCAACTAAGAAAGAGAAGTTTACAGTACTTCGTTCTCCACACGTTTCTAAGAAATCTAGAGAGCAGTTTCAATTGTGTACTTACAAGAGATTGATCGATATCTTCTCTGCAAGTCCTAAAACTGTTGATGCTTTGATGAAGCTTGAGCTTCCATCTGGTGTTGATGTTGAGATCAAGGTATAA
- a CDS encoding Polyisoprenoid-binding protein YceI gives MKKTLLVIAMAFAISANAQTWKLDKGHSNVGFSVVHMMLSDVEGKFTDFDATITASKEDLSDAKFTMTAQIASIDTDNERRDGHLKSADYFDAEKFPTLNFVSTSFKKVEGKKYKMVGNLTMHGVTKPVTFDVTMNGPIEHPRSKKMMIGLKVSGNLDRTAFGVGDSPEAMLSHNIELRASGEFTKE, from the coding sequence ATGAAAAAAACACTTTTAGTAATAGCGATGGCATTTGCCATATCTGCAAACGCACAAACTTGGAAATTAGACAAAGGACATTCAAATGTTGGATTTTCGGTTGTTCACATGATGCTTTCGGATGTAGAAGGTAAATTCACAGATTTTGATGCTACTATCACAGCAAGCAAAGAAGACTTATCTGATGCTAAATTCACAATGACTGCTCAAATAGCAAGCATTGACACAGACAATGAGCGTAGAGATGGGCACCTTAAAAGTGCTGATTATTTTGATGCTGAGAAGTTTCCAACATTGAATTTTGTAAGTACATCGTTCAAAAAAGTAGAAGGTAAAAAATACAAAATGGTAGGGAACCTTACGATGCACGGTGTAACAAAGCCTGTAACTTTTGATGTTACAATGAATGGCCCTATAGAGCACCCACGTAGTAAGAAAATGATGATAGGTCTGAAAGTATCAGGAAACCTTGATCGTACAGCTTTCGGAGTTGGTGACAGCCCAGAAGCAATGCTTAGCCATAACATAGAGCTAAGAGCTTCAGGTGAGTTTACAAAAGAGTAA
- a CDS encoding DNA-binding response regulator, LytR/AlgR family, whose product MKINCVIVEDEPLARRLMEDYVKSTPSLELMRSFGNPLEALEFLKANEVDLLFSDIQMKEITGITLLKLLQKKPVVILTTAYSEYAIEGYELDVIDYLLKPITFERFLKAVEKATAHIQLKQNKQSPSTNQKEEFNSQEYIFLKDGSKLLKVKLADILYIQSLKDYVRVITKGKQIVSLQTMKSLEEALPKEMFIRIHNSTIVAFDAIEEVERDSVKILDQYLPVSDSYKKVFREFIDSKKI is encoded by the coding sequence ATGAAAATCAATTGTGTAATTGTAGAGGACGAACCACTTGCTAGAAGATTGATGGAAGACTATGTTAAATCAACGCCAAGCCTTGAGCTGATGCGTTCGTTTGGCAATCCATTAGAGGCACTTGAGTTTCTTAAGGCCAATGAAGTCGATCTCCTTTTCTCCGACATTCAAATGAAAGAAATTACAGGAATCACGCTATTAAAGCTTTTGCAAAAGAAACCAGTTGTGATTTTAACCACTGCATATTCAGAATATGCGATTGAAGGTTATGAATTGGATGTGATAGATTACTTATTAAAACCAATAACTTTTGAGCGATTCCTTAAAGCAGTAGAAAAAGCTACTGCACACATTCAACTTAAACAGAACAAACAATCTCCATCCACCAATCAAAAGGAAGAATTTAACTCTCAAGAGTATATTTTCTTGAAAGACGGAAGCAAGCTCCTCAAAGTAAAGCTTGCCGATATTCTCTACATTCAGAGCTTAAAAGATTACGTACGCGTCATTACTAAAGGCAAACAAATTGTAAGTCTTCAAACCATGAAATCTTTGGAAGAAGCACTTCCCAAAGAAATGTTTATTAGAATTCACAACTCCACCATTGTTGCATTTGATGCCATAGAGGAAGTAGAAAGGGACTCTGTAAAGATTTTGGACCAATACCTACCGGTAAGTGATAGCTATAAGAAAGTTTTCAGAGAGTTTATTGATTCAAAAAAAATCTAA
- a CDS encoding Histidine kinase, with protein MMQYFKQNRILLLHLVFWGLYFSFFFYQITYPRRGVEPDYTKATMDAIAQVLFMAAISYLNYFILLPRFAKHKNTFKYILELFVPLLILGLIHIWLKRELWIVRGDPKMMNYFQSMRFVSQHYISTIFIVGFISMLRFAKDWFELEAKRKEIENEKLISELRFLKEQINPHFLFNTLNNLYYLAHTQSPNTKEVISKLSQMMRYMIYEANSEKVAVSKEIEYIRNYIDLEKLRLEDNVPIVLTVEGNYEQLKITPLIFITYLENAFKHGVSQTNNDAWVNVSIKFEGNKCIYHVSNSVVDGEMETVNTGIGLSNTKRRLNLSYNGKHKLTTERKNNQFEVKLEVDL; from the coding sequence ATGATGCAATACTTTAAGCAAAACCGAATACTATTATTACACTTAGTTTTCTGGGGCTTATACTTCTCTTTCTTCTTTTACCAAATCACTTACCCTAGACGTGGGGTAGAGCCGGACTATACCAAGGCCACCATGGATGCCATTGCTCAAGTACTTTTTATGGCGGCAATAAGTTACCTTAATTACTTCATCCTCTTACCAAGGTTTGCTAAGCATAAAAACACTTTTAAATATATTTTGGAGCTCTTTGTTCCATTACTTATCCTAGGTTTGATTCATATATGGCTAAAACGTGAACTGTGGATTGTGAGAGGTGATCCCAAAATGATGAATTACTTCCAAAGTATGCGTTTTGTATCTCAACATTACATTAGCACCATATTCATAGTAGGCTTTATAAGTATGTTAAGGTTCGCCAAGGATTGGTTTGAATTGGAAGCCAAAAGAAAGGAAATTGAAAACGAAAAATTAATATCTGAACTAAGGTTTCTTAAAGAGCAAATCAACCCACACTTCCTGTTCAATACCTTAAATAACTTGTACTACTTGGCACATACCCAATCGCCAAACACGAAGGAAGTTATCTCAAAGCTTTCTCAAATGATGAGATACATGATTTATGAGGCCAACAGCGAAAAAGTAGCCGTAAGCAAGGAAATTGAATACATTAGAAATTATATAGACTTAGAAAAATTAAGGCTAGAGGATAATGTGCCTATTGTATTGACTGTAGAAGGAAACTACGAACAGTTAAAAATCACTCCTCTTATTTTTATAACTTATCTGGAGAATGCATTTAAACATGGAGTGAGCCAAACTAACAACGACGCTTGGGTAAATGTTTCTATCAAGTTTGAAGGTAATAAATGCATTTACCATGTTAGTAATTCTGTGGTAGATGGTGAAATGGAAACAGTTAACACTGGAATTGGGCTTTCGAATACGAAAAGAAGGTTAAATTTGAGCTACAATGGGAAACACAAGCTCACTACAGAAAGAAAGAACAATCAGTTTGAAGTTAAACTAGAAGTGGATTTATGA
- a CDS encoding Outer membrane receptor proteins, mostly Fe transport, which produces MNKFTGILSMLIFLSTLSFAQPPGGRPSGGDGNGRPGAKSSESATFDMETRLPKGNSKISGFVIDSAVTIAVEYATVSILDGNTGKVLDGTTADENGKFEFNKVGAGTYALKITFIGYQDKVVDKFKVVKGSDLDLGVIKLSVSARMLDEVTVTGLKNIIEEKVDRLVYNAENDVTSKGGDGADVLRKVPMLSVDLEGNVSLRGSSNIKVLINNKPSTIVASSVADALKMIPADLIKTVEVITSPSAKYDAEGTSGIINIITKRSSIQGYNLSLNTGVGLRGSNLGLNGNLRVGKFGFSLGGYGRAFYNKAGTSLNQTTFNPLGNSITKQTGDAKDFGMFGRYNLGVDYEINKDEYVTGSVSFGQRNFSRDQLLTTDLFRGSDLYSSQQRNVDSKNLSNNVDVNLDYVKIFKPSQEWSISSQFSQNNLTNDFNADIFASDGILLRQQKNINGNVNREITLQTDYTAPIKKNQMFEVGVKGIMREVNSDYRYLNGINGNFEADAFNPSGILDYNQNITSGYVSYTYSTPKKLSIKVGTRYEYTTIDAMDRAIALNLPSYGNLVPSINISQMFKNGTTIKVAYNNRIQRPGLQQLNPNFNAANPQDINVGNPNLKPEISNNVELSISKAIKRSYVNLSFFGRQTNNSILKLSMPSDTLFGALVTTYDNIGKQQTTGMNFFGNLFITPKWSINGGVDMYYQYLEGQVQSTDGLVLTNNDGIVVSGRLMSQLKLENGWSLQAFAGMRGNEVMLLGSQTGMRFYSVGFLKDFGKKASLGLGIDNIFGGMVIRSNTSSDLFQQESVNNIYNQNIKVNFSYKLGNMKFVEKKRTKSVNNTDVKAGGDNSQSM; this is translated from the coding sequence ATGAATAAATTTACTGGAATTTTATCAATGCTAATTTTCTTAAGCACACTCTCATTTGCTCAGCCTCCTGGTGGTAGACCGAGTGGAGGAGATGGTAATGGAAGACCAGGTGCTAAATCTTCAGAAAGTGCTACTTTCGATATGGAGACAAGATTGCCAAAGGGAAATTCTAAGATTTCGGGTTTTGTAATAGATTCAGCTGTGACAATTGCAGTTGAATATGCTACGGTTAGTATATTGGATGGTAACACAGGAAAAGTCCTTGACGGTACCACTGCAGATGAAAACGGAAAATTCGAATTCAATAAAGTAGGTGCAGGTACTTATGCTTTGAAAATTACATTCATTGGTTACCAAGACAAGGTAGTTGATAAGTTTAAAGTCGTAAAAGGTTCGGACCTTGATCTTGGTGTTATTAAGCTTTCGGTTAGTGCAAGAATGCTAGACGAAGTTACGGTTACAGGTCTTAAAAATATTATAGAAGAAAAAGTTGACCGCCTTGTTTACAATGCAGAAAACGATGTGACCTCAAAAGGTGGAGATGGAGCAGATGTACTGCGTAAGGTTCCAATGCTTTCAGTGGATTTAGAAGGGAATGTATCGCTTCGTGGAAGCTCAAATATCAAGGTTTTGATTAATAATAAACCTTCTACAATAGTAGCAAGTAGTGTTGCTGATGCCTTAAAAATGATCCCTGCAGATTTGATAAAAACTGTGGAGGTAATTACTTCTCCATCTGCCAAGTATGATGCAGAAGGAACTTCAGGAATTATTAATATTATTACAAAGCGTTCTAGTATTCAAGGTTACAACCTTTCGTTAAATACAGGAGTTGGCCTTAGAGGGTCAAACCTTGGATTGAACGGTAACTTGAGAGTTGGTAAGTTTGGATTTAGCTTAGGTGGCTACGGAAGAGCCTTTTACAATAAAGCTGGAACAAGTTTAAACCAAACAACTTTTAACCCTCTTGGAAATTCGATTACAAAGCAAACGGGTGATGCGAAGGATTTTGGAATGTTCGGTAGATATAATCTTGGAGTGGATTATGAAATCAACAAAGATGAGTACGTAACTGGCTCTGTATCATTTGGTCAAAGAAACTTTAGCCGTGATCAGCTATTGACTACAGATTTATTCAGAGGTAGCGATCTTTATTCTAGCCAGCAAAGGAATGTGGATTCTAAAAACCTTTCGAACAATGTAGATGTCAACTTAGATTATGTGAAAATATTTAAGCCTTCTCAAGAGTGGTCTATCTCTTCTCAGTTTAGTCAAAACAACCTTACCAACGATTTTAATGCAGATATTTTTGCAAGTGATGGTATTCTTCTTCGTCAGCAAAAGAATATCAATGGTAATGTGAATCGCGAAATAACTCTTCAAACGGACTATACTGCTCCAATTAAGAAGAATCAAATGTTCGAAGTGGGAGTAAAAGGAATCATGAGAGAAGTGAATAGTGATTACCGTTACCTAAATGGTATCAATGGTAACTTTGAAGCTGATGCATTCAATCCTTCTGGGATTTTGGATTATAACCAAAACATAACTTCGGGATATGTTTCTTATACATACAGCACGCCGAAAAAACTTTCGATCAAAGTAGGAACTAGATATGAATATACTACCATTGACGCAATGGATAGAGCAATTGCCCTTAATTTACCTTCATACGGAAACCTTGTGCCAAGCATAAATATCTCTCAGATGTTTAAAAATGGTACAACAATCAAGGTTGCTTATAACAATAGAATTCAACGTCCGGGCTTACAGCAATTGAACCCTAACTTTAATGCAGCTAACCCACAAGATATCAACGTAGGCAATCCAAACCTAAAGCCTGAAATCTCAAATAATGTAGAATTGAGTATCAGTAAAGCTATCAAGAGAAGTTATGTTAACCTTTCTTTCTTTGGAAGACAAACCAACAACTCAATTTTGAAATTGAGCATGCCATCTGATACGCTTTTTGGAGCACTTGTTACCACTTATGATAACATTGGAAAGCAACAAACTACAGGGATGAACTTCTTTGGAAACTTATTTATTACGCCAAAATGGTCTATCAATGGTGGTGTAGATATGTATTACCAATACTTAGAAGGACAGGTTCAGTCTACTGATGGTTTAGTACTGACCAATAATGACGGTATCGTAGTGAGTGGTAGATTGATGTCTCAACTTAAGTTAGAAAATGGTTGGTCACTTCAGGCATTTGCTGGAATGAGAGGCAATGAGGTAATGCTTTTAGGAAGCCAGACAGGAATGCGTTTCTATTCCGTTGGATTCTTGAAAGACTTTGGTAAGAAGGCGTCTTTAGGACTAGGTATTGATAATATCTTTGGAGGAATGGTGATTAGGTCAAATACAAGTTCCGATCTATTTCAACAAGAAAGTGTAAACAATATATATAACCAAAACATCAAAGTGAATTTCTCATACAAGCTTGGTAACATGAAGTTTGTAGAAAAGAAAAGAACTAAATCTGTAAATAATACAGATGTAAAGGCAGGAGGAGATAACTCGCAGTCAATGTAA
- a CDS encoding uracil phosphoribosyltransferase, with the protein MNILSQKNSILLNFLAEIRDESIQKDRMRFRKNIYRIGEIMAYEISQSMSFKNTKVKTVLGEKETSVLRNQPVIVSIMRAGLPLHEGFLDFFDQADNAFIGAYRGTRDEEDHFDIEMDYITSPDLRGRELIICDPMLATGKSLEIAYHALLRFGIPSKTHFATVIASKKGADFVSNRMPECKLWIADLDLDLNDKSYIVPGLGDAGDLAFGLKN; encoded by the coding sequence ATGAACATCCTTAGCCAGAAAAATAGTATTCTTCTCAATTTCTTAGCCGAGATTCGAGATGAAAGTATTCAAAAAGACAGAATGCGGTTCCGAAAAAACATTTATCGCATTGGTGAAATAATGGCTTACGAGATATCACAAAGCATGTCTTTTAAAAACACAAAAGTGAAGACTGTCTTGGGAGAAAAAGAGACATCAGTATTACGAAATCAGCCTGTTATTGTTTCTATCATGAGAGCTGGACTTCCGCTTCATGAGGGTTTTCTCGATTTTTTTGACCAAGCAGATAATGCTTTTATAGGAGCCTACCGCGGCACTCGCGACGAAGAAGATCACTTTGATATAGAAATGGATTACATTACAAGTCCAGATCTTCGTGGTAGAGAATTGATCATTTGTGATCCTATGTTAGCAACTGGTAAGTCGCTCGAAATTGCTTACCATGCATTGCTACGGTTCGGGATTCCCTCCAAAACACACTTTGCAACGGTTATAGCAAGTAAAAAGGGTGCAGATTTTGTAAGTAATCGTATGCCAGAATGCAAACTTTGGATTGCTGACCTTGATCTGGATTTGAACGATAAATCCTATATTGTGCCCGGATTGGGCGATGCTGGCGATCTGGCATTTGGACTCAAGAACTAA
- a CDS encoding Major Facilitator Superfamily protein — protein sequence MTFDLQKGDLKHLLSLPVIVAALGYFVDIYDMQLFGIVRIPSLQSLGLSKEQISIDGSSILDFQMGGLLVGGILWGILGDKRGRLSVLFGSIITYSLANVACGLIPQITFMDQIEAYKWLRFIAGVGLAGELGAGITLVSESLPTRLRAIGTSLVAGVGLLGAVVGNFTVRLSGDWTLAYFIGGAMGFALLLLRVGVIESGMFKNITHDKNVTKGDFFSFFTNWKRFVKYVKCIGIGVPTWFCIGILAYFANEVGEALGIAEPVEPGMAVMWAYIGISAGDFISGFLSQVLASRKKAIAWMMGFSLLGVLIMLFAPLSTPNMMYVMYCWLGLGTGYWAMFVTVGAEQFGTNIRATAATTIPNMVRGSVIGMVALFQFFKPGQGVIISAAIVAVFAYIIGFYSTLTIPETHGKDLDYLED from the coding sequence ATGACATTCGACCTTCAAAAAGGTGATCTCAAGCACCTTCTTAGCTTACCTGTTATTGTTGCCGCACTCGGTTATTTTGTTGATATCTACGACATGCAACTATTTGGAATTGTTCGAATTCCTAGTTTACAATCTTTGGGATTAAGCAAAGAACAAATCTCAATAGATGGCTCATCTATTTTAGATTTCCAAATGGGTGGCCTATTAGTAGGTGGGATCTTATGGGGTATTTTAGGTGATAAAAGAGGTAGATTGTCAGTGCTGTTTGGTTCTATAATCACTTATTCATTAGCCAATGTTGCTTGTGGCTTAATTCCACAAATCACCTTCATGGATCAAATAGAAGCCTATAAATGGTTAAGATTTATTGCTGGTGTAGGTCTAGCTGGAGAATTAGGTGCTGGAATCACTTTGGTGTCGGAGAGTTTACCAACTAGGTTAAGAGCCATAGGGACTTCTTTGGTAGCTGGAGTTGGTTTGCTAGGTGCCGTGGTAGGAAATTTCACAGTGAGACTATCTGGAGATTGGACATTGGCATATTTTATTGGCGGTGCAATGGGATTTGCATTATTGCTTCTTAGAGTAGGGGTAATAGAATCAGGAATGTTTAAGAATATAACTCACGATAAAAATGTCACAAAAGGTGACTTCTTTAGCTTTTTCACTAATTGGAAACGATTTGTAAAATATGTAAAGTGTATAGGTATTGGTGTACCAACTTGGTTTTGTATTGGTATCCTTGCATACTTTGCCAATGAAGTAGGAGAAGCTTTGGGCATTGCTGAACCAGTAGAGCCTGGAATGGCTGTGATGTGGGCATACATAGGAATTTCGGCAGGTGACTTTATAAGTGGGTTCTTAAGTCAAGTCTTGGCTTCTCGCAAAAAAGCTATTGCTTGGATGATGGGCTTTTCATTATTGGGCGTATTAATTATGCTTTTTGCTCCATTAAGTACTCCCAATATGATGTACGTAATGTATTGTTGGCTTGGACTTGGAACTGGTTATTGGGCAATGTTTGTAACTGTAGGTGCAGAGCAATTTGGAACTAATATCAGAGCAACTGCAGCTACTACTATTCCTAATATGGTGAGAGGATCAGTGATCGGAATGGTTGCTTTGTTTCAGTTTTTTAAACCTGGTCAAGGTGTAATTATATCTGCGGCTATAGTTGCTGTATTTGCATACATTATCGGTTTTTATTCTACCCTAACTATTCCTGAGACGCACGGTAAGGATTTAGACTATTTGGAAGATTAA
- a CDS encoding Fatty acid hydroxylase superfamily protein, with product MEQYAQILIIASPLFFVFVMIEKLYGKIRFGDDFRAMDIISSLSSGLTNTLKDVLGIGVSIISYSWLVDKVALTHIELTWVNVLIAFIALDLSGYIGHRINHSINFFWNQHLIHHSSEEFNLACALRQSISNLVGFFTIFLIPAALLGVDVKIIGIVAPLHLFAQFWYHTIYIGKLGFLEKIIVTPSHHRVHHAINPIYIDKNHGQIFIIWDKLFGTFQEELDDVPPVYGITIPVSTWNPIKINFQQWWMLLQDSFRTKNWWDKFRLWFMPTGWRPSDVESKYPVAKIEDPYNFEKFYPKVSSAFTWWSWFQFFAIFGLLLYLFSSIAKHEIEVLLVYGGYIYLCIYALTEAMDKNKNAIWIEIAKNAIGFGIFFYFGSWFGIESLNPVYEFAVLAYFIVSSIGTLYFHFKEITPQQSAMKFA from the coding sequence ATGGAACAATACGCTCAAATATTGATCATTGCTTCTCCGCTATTCTTTGTTTTTGTAATGATAGAGAAGCTTTATGGCAAAATTCGATTCGGTGATGACTTCAGAGCCATGGATATTATTTCTAGCCTAAGCTCCGGACTTACAAACACGCTGAAAGATGTACTTGGTATTGGAGTTTCTATAATCAGTTATTCATGGCTTGTCGACAAGGTTGCGTTGACACATATTGAACTCACTTGGGTAAATGTTCTTATCGCTTTTATTGCCCTGGACTTATCAGGTTATATAGGTCATAGAATTAATCACTCTATTAATTTCTTCTGGAATCAGCATTTAATTCATCACTCTTCAGAGGAGTTTAACCTGGCATGTGCATTACGCCAAAGTATATCAAACCTAGTAGGCTTTTTTACTATTTTTCTAATTCCAGCCGCATTGTTAGGAGTTGATGTAAAAATCATTGGTATTGTAGCTCCACTTCATCTTTTTGCCCAATTTTGGTATCACACCATTTACATTGGTAAACTAGGTTTTTTAGAAAAAATCATTGTAACTCCATCACATCATAGGGTTCATCACGCCATCAACCCCATTTACATTGACAAAAATCATGGTCAGATTTTCATCATTTGGGATAAACTATTTGGAACATTTCAAGAGGAGCTAGATGATGTACCACCTGTGTATGGCATCACTATTCCAGTAAGTACATGGAACCCAATAAAGATAAACTTTCAGCAATGGTGGATGCTCTTACAAGATAGTTTTAGGACCAAAAACTGGTGGGACAAATTTCGACTTTGGTTCATGCCAACTGGCTGGAGACCAAGCGATGTAGAAAGTAAATATCCTGTCGCTAAGATTGAAGACCCCTATAATTTCGAAAAATTTTACCCCAAAGTGTCCTCAGCTTTCACTTGGTGGTCGTGGTTTCAGTTTTTTGCAATTTTTGGACTACTCCTTTACCTTTTTTCAAGTATTGCCAAACACGAAATCGAAGTTCTCCTTGTTTACGGAGGCTACATTTATCTTTGTATATACGCCCTCACGGAGGCTATGGATAAAAACAAAAACGCAATTTGGATAGAGATAGCAAAAAACGCCATTGGTTTTGGAATCTTCTTTTATTTCGGTTCTTGGTTTGGAATTGAATCCTTGAATCCTGTATATGAATTCGCCGTATTGGCCTATTTTATTGTAAGCAGTATAGGAACATTATACTTCCACTTTAAGGAAATAACTCCACAACAGTCAGCAATGAAATTTGCTTAG
- a CDS encoding N-acyl-D-amino-acid deacylase, giving the protein MKLKLLILLLFTCYSADSQDYDLVIKNGRVIDGTGNPWFRADIGIRNGKIAEIGQIKRSNAKSIIDANDHIVAPGFIDIHTHIEWSLFAHPTANNFIHDGVTSIITGNCGDSEVHIGSFLKKVEDEKVSVNVGSFIGHGSVRTKVLGNANKKPNNSQSNLMQKYVANAMKEGALGLSTGLVYVPGTYASIDEVIDLAKVAKKHNGIYTSHIRNEGEKVREAVEEAIEVGRQSGIPVQISHFKIAHKPLWGQSFSTLFKVDQARLEGLDIGIDQYPYTAASTGLDYLIPSWALEGTTDEIKKRFDKNREKIIAEMVESLRSEEREHFDYAYVADYQSNPELVGKNIREINLAINQADSAEVEANLILNLHLDGFAQMVYHWMSDEDVLSIMQYPHTIIASDGGVNEPSATKPHPRSYGTNARVLGTYVRDQLAMPLEEAIRKMTSLPAQRMGIKDRGSLRIGNWADITIFDENKITDLATFDEPHQYSQGFEYVIVNGKIVLNKGKHNGAKPGQIIYGNGKTP; this is encoded by the coding sequence ATGAAGTTAAAGCTCTTAATCCTACTCCTCTTCACCTGTTATAGTGCCGACTCCCAAGACTACGACCTAGTAATCAAAAACGGGAGAGTAATCGATGGTACTGGAAATCCATGGTTTAGAGCTGATATTGGAATCAGAAATGGAAAAATTGCTGAGATTGGTCAAATTAAGCGATCAAATGCTAAATCAATTATAGATGCCAATGACCACATCGTTGCTCCTGGTTTTATCGATATTCATACGCATATTGAATGGTCACTTTTTGCCCATCCTACTGCCAATAATTTTATTCACGACGGAGTTACCAGTATCATTACGGGAAACTGTGGAGATTCGGAGGTTCATATTGGAAGCTTCTTAAAGAAGGTTGAAGATGAAAAAGTTTCGGTAAATGTAGGCTCTTTTATCGGGCATGGAAGCGTGAGAACCAAAGTGCTAGGCAACGCAAACAAAAAGCCGAACAATTCACAGTCAAATTTAATGCAAAAGTACGTCGCGAATGCCATGAAAGAAGGTGCATTGGGACTGAGTACTGGTTTAGTCTATGTACCCGGAACATACGCAAGCATTGATGAAGTAATAGACTTAGCCAAAGTCGCAAAGAAACATAATGGAATTTACACCTCACACATTCGTAATGAAGGTGAAAAAGTAAGAGAAGCTGTAGAAGAAGCCATAGAAGTAGGAAGACAAAGCGGCATCCCAGTACAAATTTCCCATTTCAAAATTGCTCACAAACCACTTTGGGGTCAAAGCTTTAGTACACTTTTTAAGGTAGACCAAGCAAGACTAGAAGGCTTAGACATTGGCATTGACCAATATCCTTACACAGCCGCTAGCACCGGTTTAGATTATCTTATTCCATCGTGGGCTTTGGAGGGAACAACCGACGAAATTAAAAAGAGATTTGATAAAAATAGAGAAAAAATCATCGCAGAAATGGTAGAAAGTCTACGGTCGGAAGAGCGTGAGCATTTTGATTATGCTTACGTGGCGGACTACCAAAGCAATCCAGAACTAGTTGGTAAAAACATTCGAGAGATTAATTTAGCCATCAATCAGGCTGACTCTGCTGAGGTAGAAGCAAACCTCATCCTTAATCTACATCTCGACGGTTTCGCTCAAATGGTGTATCATTGGATGAGTGATGAAGATGTACTCAGCATTATGCAATATCCTCATACTATTATCGCTTCGGATGGTGGTGTGAATGAACCTAGTGCAACCAAACCGCACCCTCGCTCCTATGGAACCAATGCACGTGTACTCGGTACTTATGTACGAGATCAATTGGCAATGCCACTTGAAGAAGCCATTAGAAAAATGACCTCATTACCTGCCCAACGTATGGGAATTAAAGACCGAGGAAGTTTGCGTATTGGCAATTGGGCGGATATTACTATCTTCGACGAAAATAAAATAACTGACCTTGCCACTTTTGATGAACCTCATCAATACAGCCAAGGATTCGAATACGTAATTGTAAACGGAAAAATAGTTCTTAACAAAGGAAAACATAACGGAGCAAAACCTGGACAAATAATATACGGAAATGGGAAAACACCTTAA